One Parafrankia irregularis DNA window includes the following coding sequences:
- a CDS encoding vWA domain-containing protein has product MNLLDRTVAFTAALRRANVPVSSAETVDAARAVGAVGWADREAVRAAFAATMCKRPLYRNAFDSLFDLYFPPRIGDGVALGDSGDMSGSGQSADGANGPAPELTPQELEALRRAMRDQLRDALLDGDDDRLRDLARRSVTAFGAAQNGPGQRSYFIYRVLRAMSPETLIADLLAAMLGEEERGGLGERIARQTISDRIKAFEDMISSEVRRRMAEERGLEAVERSAVKPLADQVDFLRASQRDLVELRRQVYPLARRLATRLTAKRRLGRTGRLDFRRTVRASLATGGVPLETKHRPHKPHKPELVVLCDVSGSVASFAHFTLMLTHALREQFSKVRAFAFIDTTDEVTRFLRGLDLGDMMARIAAEADLVWFDGHSDYGHAIDVFAEKYPDAVGPRTSLLILGDARNNYRATSAAVFRRLCGQARHSYWLNPEPRSYWGSGDSATGAYADFVDEMVECRNVEQLQHFIERLLPT; this is encoded by the coding sequence ATGAACCTGCTCGACCGCACCGTGGCGTTCACCGCCGCCCTGCGCCGCGCGAACGTCCCGGTGAGCAGCGCCGAGACGGTCGACGCCGCGCGGGCGGTCGGCGCTGTCGGGTGGGCCGACCGGGAGGCGGTGCGGGCCGCGTTCGCTGCCACCATGTGCAAGCGGCCGCTGTACCGCAACGCCTTCGACTCGCTGTTCGACCTGTACTTCCCGCCGCGGATCGGTGACGGTGTCGCGCTCGGCGACTCCGGCGACATGTCCGGCTCCGGGCAGTCGGCCGACGGCGCGAACGGTCCGGCGCCCGAGCTGACCCCGCAGGAGCTGGAGGCCCTTCGCCGCGCCATGCGCGACCAGCTGCGGGACGCACTGCTCGACGGAGACGACGACAGGCTGCGCGACCTGGCCCGCCGCTCGGTCACCGCCTTCGGCGCCGCGCAGAACGGCCCCGGCCAGCGCAGCTACTTCATCTACCGGGTGCTGCGCGCGATGTCGCCGGAGACGCTCATCGCCGACCTGCTCGCCGCGATGCTCGGCGAGGAGGAACGCGGCGGGCTCGGCGAGCGGATCGCCCGCCAGACCATCTCCGACCGGATCAAGGCCTTCGAGGACATGATCTCCTCCGAGGTGCGGCGGCGGATGGCGGAGGAGCGGGGGCTTGAGGCGGTCGAGCGTTCCGCCGTCAAGCCGCTCGCGGACCAGGTCGACTTCCTGCGCGCCTCGCAGCGTGACCTGGTGGAGCTGCGTCGTCAGGTGTATCCGCTGGCCCGGCGCCTCGCGACCAGGCTGACCGCCAAGCGCCGGCTCGGCCGCACCGGGCGGCTGGACTTCCGCCGCACGGTGCGGGCCTCGCTGGCCACCGGCGGCGTGCCGCTGGAGACCAAGCACCGGCCGCACAAGCCGCACAAGCCGGAACTGGTCGTGCTGTGCGACGTGTCCGGATCGGTGGCCTCCTTCGCGCACTTCACGCTCATGCTCACCCACGCGCTGCGGGAGCAGTTCTCCAAGGTCCGCGCCTTCGCGTTCATCGACACGACCGACGAGGTCACCCGGTTCCTGCGTGGTCTCGACCTGGGCGACATGATGGCCCGGATCGCCGCCGAGGCCGACCTGGTCTGGTTCGACGGCCACAGCGACTACGGCCACGCCATCGACGTGTTCGCCGAGAAGTACCCGGACGCGGTGGGCCCGCGGACATCCCTGCTCATCCTCGGGGACGCACGCAACAACTACCGCGCGACCTCGGCCGCGGTCTTCCGCCGGCTGTGCGGGCAGGCCCGCCACTCCTACTGGCTGAACCCGGAGCCGCGCAGCTACTGGGGGTCCGGTGACTCGGCCACCGGGGCCTACGCGGACTTCGTCGACGAGATGGTCGAGTGCCGCAACGTCGAGCAGCTCCAGCACTTCATCGAACGCCTGCTGCCGACCTGA
- a CDS encoding MFS transporter, which translates to MTWQHVTWAASVATVTALLVVCGFLLTAASGRRAEAASGAAAAGTPAAAIGVLSIVVTLVTAELVFTDLIDPPAWAKAVWALLTATAAGCLAVYGRGLARPVTASTVTASTEPAATAPTIPAIPADPAASASGTPADEGRPLDPLSAQDDLVQTLVVASYALQMGDEPRARQALDGALRRSRATLDELVRQRGCHGFVRATPAAVGRDLSPLS; encoded by the coding sequence TTGACCTGGCAGCACGTGACGTGGGCGGCGAGCGTGGCCACCGTCACGGCGCTGCTGGTCGTCTGCGGCTTCCTGCTCACAGCGGCTTCCGGCCGCCGTGCCGAGGCGGCCAGCGGCGCTGCCGCGGCCGGCACGCCTGCCGCGGCCATCGGCGTGCTGTCCATCGTGGTCACGCTGGTCACCGCGGAGCTGGTCTTCACCGACCTGATCGATCCCCCGGCCTGGGCCAAGGCGGTGTGGGCGCTGCTGACAGCCACGGCGGCCGGCTGTCTCGCGGTATATGGGCGCGGCCTGGCCAGGCCCGTCACCGCCAGCACCGTCACCGCCAGCACCGAGCCGGCCGCGACCGCACCAACGATCCCGGCCATCCCGGCTGACCCAGCTGCCTCGGCCTCGGGGACTCCGGCCGATGAAGGGCGCCCGCTCGATCCGCTCTCCGCTCAGGACGATCTGGTGCAGACCCTGGTGGTCGCCTCCTACGCGCTGCAGATGGGTGACGAGCCCCGCGCGCGTCAGGCGCTGGACGGCGCGCTACGACGGTCCCGCGCGACCCTGGACGAACTGGTGCGCCAGCGCGGCTGCCACGGCTTCGTCCGGGCCACACCCGCGGCCGTCGGTCGGGACCTGTCGCCGCTGTCCTGA
- a CDS encoding AAA family ATPase: MSSQGYAFADVADVQERLRETGYLADEAIATTVFLADRLGKPLLVEGPAGVGKTELAKALTTAVGAELIRLQCYEGLDEARALYEWNYKKQLLRIQAGASLAPEAAAGVAGAAGAAGESAGLATWRETHDDIFSEEFLLSRPLLTAIRRSEPTVLLIDETDKADVEVEGLLLEVLSDFQVTIPELGTLKATRRPFVILTSNATRELSEALKRRCLYLNLDYPSAAREKEIVLSRVPELGERMAESLVRIVRSLRAMELKKAPSIAETIDWGQTVLALGFDTMDDAAVTSTLGVVLKHASDQARAISQLKLGAN, translated from the coding sequence ATGTCGTCGCAGGGATACGCGTTCGCTGATGTCGCGGATGTGCAGGAGCGGCTCCGGGAGACGGGTTATCTCGCCGACGAGGCGATCGCCACCACGGTCTTCCTCGCCGACCGGCTGGGTAAGCCGCTCCTGGTCGAAGGGCCGGCCGGTGTCGGCAAGACCGAGCTGGCCAAGGCGCTGACCACCGCCGTCGGTGCCGAGCTGATCAGGCTGCAGTGCTACGAGGGCCTCGACGAGGCTCGGGCGCTCTACGAGTGGAACTACAAGAAGCAGCTGCTGCGCATCCAGGCCGGCGCCAGTCTGGCGCCCGAGGCCGCGGCGGGGGTCGCCGGGGCTGCCGGGGCCGCGGGGGAGTCGGCCGGTCTCGCCACCTGGCGCGAGACCCACGACGACATCTTCAGCGAGGAGTTCCTGCTCTCCCGCCCGCTGCTCACCGCGATCCGGCGCAGCGAACCCACGGTCCTGCTCATCGACGAGACGGACAAGGCTGACGTCGAGGTCGAGGGCCTGCTGCTGGAGGTGCTGTCCGACTTCCAGGTGACGATCCCGGAGCTGGGCACCCTGAAGGCGACCCGGCGGCCGTTCGTCATCCTCACCTCGAACGCGACCCGTGAGCTGTCGGAGGCGCTCAAGCGCCGCTGCCTCTACCTGAACCTCGACTACCCGTCGGCTGCCCGGGAGAAGGAGATCGTCCTGTCCCGGGTGCCGGAGCTCGGTGAGCGGATGGCCGAGTCCCTGGTGCGGATCGTGCGTTCGCTGCGGGCGATGGAGCTGAAGAAGGCCCCGTCGATCGCGGAGACCATCGACTGGGGCCAGACGGTTCTCGCGCTGGGCTTCGACACCATGGACGACGCCGCCGTCACCTCGACTCTCGGCGTGGTCCTCAAGCACGCCAGCGACCAGGCTCGCGCCATCAGCCAGCTCAAGCTCGGCGCCAACTGA
- a CDS encoding DUF4349 domain-containing protein → MILAVALVAGAGLGSLADALDDGSSADLALSVPSTGAAAEPAVAPAPTLAAGGGAAGSASGSASDTSGESLADSAVSPEAARGGVVAPSPASTSSGGSTGATGEPARPAGAEPRIVRDGRTELSVPAGRVEEAVQALSTRANDLDGYVEFSETNGTPSTTDDSHQSATVTLRVPTASFDKLRSGVGGLGTVTSSTTSARDVTGEYVDLQARKRALEASRDAYLALLAKATTVGETLSVQQAIDRVQVEIEQIEGQRMVLADASDLATLTVRIAEDGAGEISPAPEDDPSGLGDAVQRSWDRFVNGIEAIIALIGPLALVALLAGFAYLGVRLVRIVRRRGRGGTTAPVPAAGPAPVPVPDPAPVPAPAPAPAAGPAPGAAAAPVPPAAPVSPDEPVSPDEPGTSTS, encoded by the coding sequence ATGATCCTGGCCGTGGCACTCGTCGCCGGCGCCGGGCTGGGTAGCCTCGCCGACGCGCTGGATGACGGCTCGTCCGCCGACCTGGCCCTGTCGGTGCCCTCGACCGGAGCGGCGGCCGAACCCGCGGTCGCACCGGCGCCGACACTCGCTGCCGGAGGCGGCGCCGCGGGCTCCGCCTCCGGGTCCGCCTCAGACACCTCGGGGGAGAGCCTCGCCGACTCGGCGGTGTCGCCGGAGGCCGCGCGCGGTGGCGTCGTCGCGCCAAGCCCGGCCTCGACCAGCTCAGGCGGGTCGACGGGCGCCACCGGTGAGCCGGCACGGCCGGCCGGAGCCGAGCCGCGCATCGTCCGTGACGGCAGGACGGAACTGTCGGTGCCGGCCGGCCGGGTGGAGGAAGCCGTCCAGGCACTGTCGACGCGGGCGAACGACCTCGACGGCTACGTCGAGTTCAGCGAGACCAACGGAACGCCGTCGACGACCGACGACAGTCACCAGAGCGCGACCGTGACGCTGCGGGTGCCCACCGCGTCGTTCGACAAGCTGCGCTCCGGTGTGGGCGGGCTCGGCACCGTGACGTCGTCCACGACCTCCGCGCGGGATGTCACGGGAGAGTACGTCGACCTCCAGGCGCGCAAGCGGGCTCTCGAGGCGTCCCGCGACGCCTACCTGGCCCTGCTCGCCAAGGCGACGACGGTGGGGGAGACCCTGTCGGTGCAGCAGGCGATCGACCGGGTGCAGGTCGAGATCGAGCAGATCGAGGGCCAGCGGATGGTCCTCGCCGACGCGAGCGATCTCGCCACCCTGACCGTCCGGATCGCTGAGGACGGCGCCGGCGAGATCAGTCCCGCGCCCGAGGACGACCCGTCCGGTCTGGGGGACGCCGTCCAGCGGTCATGGGACCGCTTCGTCAACGGCATCGAGGCGATCATCGCGCTGATCGGCCCGCTGGCGCTGGTCGCCCTGCTCGCAGGCTTCGCCTACCTGGGCGTCCGGCTGGTCCGGATCGTGCGTCGGCGAGGCCGCGGCGGCACAACGGCCCCGGTGCCAGCCGCAGGCCCGGCCCCGGTGCCTGTGCCGGATCCCGCTCCAGTGCCAGCCCCGGCCCCGGCCCCGGCCGCAGGCCCGGCCCCTGGCGCAGCCGCCGCGCCGGTTCCGCCCGCCGCGCCGGTTTCTCCGGACGAGCCGGTTTCTCCGGACGAGCCGGGGACCAGCACGTCCTGA
- the obgE gene encoding GTPase ObgE — translation MATFVDRVVLHAAAGDGGHGCCSIHREKFKPLGGPDGGNGGRGGDVVLRVDHGVTTLLDFHFHPHQKAGGGRPGQGSNRHGADGEDLVLAVPDGTVVISPDGEELIDLVGPGSSYVLARGGRGGRGNASLASARRKAPGFAELGEPGEQLDAVLELKSVADVALVGFPSAGKSSLVSVLSAARPKIAEYPFTTLVPNLGVVQAGDHPPYTVADVPGLIPGASQGRGLGLEFLRHIERCSLIVHVLDCATLEPGRDPLTDLDIIEAELAAYTTDLSDRPRLVVLNKVDVPDAADLAELVTPDLQARGLTVFAVSTASRHGVRALSLALAELVASLRAAAPSRSSARVVLHPRAVDEPDFTVRAVGDGFVVGGPKPLRWVRQTDFTNEEAIGYLADRLARLGVEKELARCGAVPGVEVTIGDVTFDWEPTLSGREALLLEGAGGGSGGSADGYGLVEPVAAPTVATVGGSGGIPGGGRTGLRAGAVPDVQLGPRGTDLRLRTSKRLTRAERAARRDAAEGFDETDSFDTDGFDDADGFDSLDGFDDDPERG, via the coding sequence ATGGCGACGTTTGTCGACCGGGTTGTTCTGCACGCCGCAGCGGGTGACGGCGGCCATGGCTGCTGCTCGATCCACCGCGAGAAGTTCAAGCCGCTCGGCGGCCCCGACGGGGGCAACGGGGGCCGCGGCGGTGACGTGGTGCTGCGGGTGGATCACGGGGTGACCACCCTGCTCGACTTCCACTTCCATCCGCATCAGAAGGCGGGTGGGGGCCGTCCGGGCCAGGGCTCGAACCGGCACGGCGCGGACGGCGAAGATCTCGTGCTGGCGGTCCCCGACGGCACGGTGGTGATCTCGCCGGACGGCGAGGAGCTCATCGACCTGGTCGGCCCGGGCAGCAGCTACGTCCTCGCCCGCGGTGGGCGCGGTGGGCGCGGGAACGCGTCCCTGGCGTCGGCCCGGCGCAAGGCGCCCGGCTTCGCCGAGCTGGGTGAGCCCGGTGAGCAGCTCGACGCCGTCCTGGAGCTCAAGAGCGTCGCGGACGTCGCGCTGGTCGGCTTCCCGAGCGCGGGGAAGTCCTCGCTGGTCTCGGTCCTCAGCGCCGCCCGCCCCAAGATCGCCGAGTACCCGTTCACCACCCTGGTGCCGAACCTGGGTGTCGTCCAGGCCGGTGACCACCCGCCCTACACCGTGGCGGACGTCCCCGGGCTGATCCCGGGCGCGAGCCAGGGCCGCGGGCTGGGGCTGGAGTTCCTCCGCCACATCGAGCGCTGCTCGTTGATCGTTCATGTTCTCGACTGCGCCACGCTCGAACCGGGCCGTGATCCGCTGACCGACCTCGACATCATCGAGGCGGAGCTCGCCGCCTACACCACCGACCTGTCCGACCGTCCCCGGCTCGTCGTCCTGAACAAGGTGGACGTGCCGGACGCCGCCGACCTCGCCGAGCTCGTCACGCCGGACCTGCAGGCCCGTGGGCTGACCGTCTTCGCGGTGAGCACGGCGAGCCGGCACGGTGTGCGCGCCCTGTCGCTCGCCCTCGCGGAGCTCGTCGCGAGCCTGCGCGCCGCGGCGCCGAGCCGCAGCTCCGCCCGGGTGGTCCTGCATCCGCGGGCGGTGGACGAACCCGACTTCACGGTGCGTGCGGTCGGCGACGGCTTCGTCGTCGGGGGTCCGAAGCCGCTGCGCTGGGTGCGGCAGACCGACTTCACGAACGAGGAGGCGATCGGCTACCTCGCGGACCGGCTCGCCCGGCTCGGGGTGGAGAAGGAGCTGGCCCGCTGCGGCGCCGTCCCGGGGGTCGAGGTCACCATCGGCGATGTGACCTTCGACTGGGAGCCGACCCTGTCCGGGCGCGAGGCCCTGCTGCTCGAGGGCGCGGGCGGCGGAAGCGGTGGGAGCGCGGACGGCTACGGGCTCGTCGAGCCGGTCGCCGCGCCGACCGTCGCGACCGTCGGTGGTTCCGGCGGCATCCCGGGCGGTGGCCGGACCGGGCTGCGTGCCGGTGCGGTGCCCGACGTCCAGCTCGGTCCTCGCGGCACCGACCTGCGGCTTCGGACGTCGAAGCGGCTGACCAGGGCGGAGCGGGCGGCCCGCCGGGACGCGGCCGAGGGTTTCGACGAGACCGACAGCTTCGATACCGACGGCTTCGATGACGCCGACGGCTTCGACAGCCTCGACGGCTTCGATGACGACCCCGAGCGTGGCTAG
- the rpmA gene encoding 50S ribosomal protein L27, with product MAHKKGASSSRNGRDSNAQRLGVKRFGGQLVKAGEIIIRQRGTHFHPGDLVGRGKDDTLFALAPGYVEFGRKRGRRVISIVAVQGEQSEQKVAVSA from the coding sequence ATGGCGCATAAGAAGGGCGCGAGCTCCTCGCGCAACGGCCGTGACTCGAACGCGCAGCGGCTGGGCGTCAAGCGTTTCGGTGGGCAGCTCGTCAAGGCCGGTGAGATCATCATCCGCCAGCGGGGCACCCACTTCCACCCCGGTGACCTGGTCGGTCGCGGCAAGGACGACACGCTGTTCGCCCTCGCTCCCGGCTATGTCGAGTTCGGCCGCAAGCGTGGCCGGCGGGTCATCAGCATCGTCGCGGTCCAGGGCGAGCAGAGCGAGCAGAAGGTCGCGGTCAGCGCCTGA
- the rplU gene encoding 50S ribosomal protein L21 has translation MYAVVASGGKQHRVAVGDVVDVELLSGEPGAAVKLPAVLLVDGESVTHDADALASVAVTAEVVEVVKGPKIRIHKFKNKTGYHKRQGHRQKYTRLKVTGIETGKA, from the coding sequence GTGTACGCGGTCGTTGCCAGCGGCGGCAAGCAGCACAGGGTCGCCGTCGGCGATGTCGTCGACGTCGAGCTCCTCTCCGGTGAGCCAGGCGCGGCCGTGAAGCTTCCGGCGGTGCTCCTGGTCGACGGTGAGTCGGTCACCCACGACGCTGACGCGCTTGCGTCCGTCGCGGTCACGGCCGAGGTCGTCGAAGTCGTCAAGGGTCCGAAGATTCGGATCCACAAGTTCAAGAACAAGACCGGTTACCACAAGCGCCAGGGCCATCGCCAGAAGTACACGCGCCTGAAGGTGACCGGGATCGAGACGGGGAAGGCCTGA
- a CDS encoding glutamate-5-semialdehyde dehydrogenase yields the protein MNTSAEDVRASAVRARQAAGALAPLPRAAKDAALLAMAGALLERQTEILAANAVDVAAARAAGTSDALVDRLTLTPSRIEAMADGLRQVASLDDPVGEVIRGRVLANGLELRQVRVPLGVVGIIYEARPNVTVDAAGLCLKSGNAALLRGSASALHSNRVLVDVLREAAVATGLPADAVQLVPGADHESVKHLMRLRGLVDVLIPRGGAGLIRTVVEESTIPVIETGVGNCHVYVDVDADLDTALAVTLNAKTQKVSVCNSAETLLVHAGIAAEFLPRVLTALRDAGVTVHGDETVRAVDPSAVPATDEDWATEYLSLDLAVGVVSSLDEAVDHIRRWSSGHTEAIITRSLAASRRFIAGCDSAAVMVNASTRFTDGERFGMGAEIGISTQKLHARGPMGLPELTSTTWVGIGDGHLV from the coding sequence ATGAACACCTCGGCGGAGGACGTCCGAGCCAGTGCGGTGCGAGCCCGGCAGGCCGCCGGCGCGCTCGCGCCGCTCCCGCGGGCGGCCAAGGACGCCGCCCTGCTCGCCATGGCCGGTGCGCTCCTCGAACGCCAGACCGAGATCCTCGCCGCGAACGCCGTGGACGTCGCCGCCGCACGGGCGGCCGGGACGTCCGACGCGTTGGTGGACCGGCTCACGCTGACACCGTCGCGGATCGAGGCGATGGCCGACGGGCTGCGACAGGTGGCGTCGCTCGACGACCCCGTCGGTGAGGTCATCCGCGGCCGGGTGCTCGCCAACGGGCTGGAGCTGCGGCAGGTCAGGGTCCCCCTCGGCGTCGTCGGGATCATCTACGAGGCGCGGCCCAACGTCACGGTCGACGCGGCGGGGCTGTGCCTCAAGAGCGGCAACGCGGCTCTGCTGCGCGGCAGCGCCTCCGCGCTGCACTCCAACCGGGTCCTGGTGGACGTCCTGCGCGAGGCCGCGGTGGCCACCGGGCTGCCGGCCGACGCGGTCCAGCTGGTCCCGGGTGCCGACCACGAGTCCGTGAAGCATCTGATGCGGCTGCGCGGGCTGGTGGACGTGCTCATCCCGCGGGGCGGCGCCGGCCTGATCCGCACGGTCGTCGAGGAGTCGACGATCCCCGTGATCGAGACCGGGGTCGGCAACTGCCACGTCTACGTGGATGTCGACGCCGACCTTGACACGGCGCTGGCCGTCACGCTCAACGCGAAGACCCAGAAGGTCTCGGTGTGCAACTCGGCCGAGACGCTGCTCGTCCACGCGGGCATCGCCGCGGAGTTCCTGCCGCGGGTGCTGACGGCGCTGCGCGACGCGGGGGTGACCGTGCACGGCGACGAGACCGTGCGTGCGGTGGACCCGTCGGCGGTGCCGGCCACCGACGAGGACTGGGCGACCGAGTACCTCTCGCTGGACCTGGCGGTCGGGGTGGTCAGCTCCCTCGACGAGGCGGTCGACCACATCCGGCGGTGGAGCAGCGGTCACACCGAGGCGATCATCACCCGGTCACTGGCGGCGAGCCGCCGTTTCATCGCGGGCTGTGACAGCGCCGCGGTGATGGTGAACGCCTCGACCCGTTTCACCGACGGCGAGCGTTTCGGGATGGGCGCGGAGATCGGTATTTCCACCCAGAAACTGCACGCGCGCGGGCCGATGGGGCTTCCCGAGCTCACCTCGACGACCTGGGTCGGCATCGGGGACGGCCATCTCGTGTAG
- the proB gene encoding glutamate 5-kinase, which yields MPRAFVTDASRIVVKVGSSSLTTAAGGLDVARVESLVSAVVGRAGPEGGLVLVSSGAIAAGLAPLGLSRRPRDLATLQAAASVGQSSLVHCYAGAFGRAGYRVGQVLLTATDVIRRTHYRNARTTLDRLLALGVVPIVNENDAVATQEIRFGDNDRLAAIVAHLVSADVLVLLSDVDGVYESNPRLGPAAMVREVRSDADLDGLTAQGTGTAGVGVGGMATKIDAARMAASGGVTTIVTSAALAAETLAGEEVGTVFHPTGPRRASRLQWLAYATAPEGRLYLDDGAVAAVVDRQASLLPAGVTRVEGDFSAGDPVDLVDPLGRPVARGLVEFDSTELPGMLGRSTMELAAERGPSYEREVVHRDDLVLLLARR from the coding sequence ATGCCGCGCGCCTTCGTCACCGACGCGTCCCGGATCGTCGTCAAGGTCGGATCGTCGTCGCTGACCACCGCCGCCGGCGGTCTGGACGTCGCCCGGGTGGAATCCCTGGTGTCGGCGGTCGTCGGCCGGGCGGGTCCGGAGGGTGGGCTCGTCCTGGTGTCCTCGGGGGCGATCGCCGCCGGGCTCGCCCCGCTGGGGCTCTCCCGGCGGCCCCGGGACCTCGCCACCCTGCAGGCCGCGGCGAGCGTGGGCCAGAGCTCGCTCGTGCACTGCTACGCGGGAGCGTTCGGCCGGGCCGGCTACCGGGTCGGCCAGGTCCTGCTCACCGCGACCGATGTGATCCGGCGCACGCACTACCGCAACGCCCGCACCACCCTGGATCGGCTGCTGGCCCTGGGCGTGGTGCCGATCGTGAACGAGAACGACGCGGTCGCCACCCAGGAGATCCGGTTCGGCGACAACGACCGGCTGGCCGCGATCGTCGCCCACCTGGTGTCCGCGGACGTGCTGGTCCTGCTCTCCGACGTCGACGGCGTGTACGAGTCGAACCCGCGGCTGGGCCCGGCGGCCATGGTCCGCGAGGTCCGGTCGGACGCCGATCTCGACGGGCTGACCGCGCAGGGCACGGGCACGGCCGGCGTCGGGGTCGGCGGTATGGCAACCAAGATCGACGCGGCTCGGATGGCGGCGTCGGGTGGTGTCACCACCATCGTGACCTCGGCGGCGCTCGCGGCCGAGACACTGGCCGGCGAGGAGGTCGGGACGGTCTTCCACCCGACCGGCCCACGGCGGGCCTCGCGCCTGCAGTGGCTCGCGTACGCGACCGCCCCGGAAGGGCGGCTGTACCTGGATGACGGTGCCGTGGCCGCGGTCGTGGACCGGCAGGCCTCGCTGCTGCCCGCGGGGGTGACCCGGGTCGAGGGCGACTTCTCCGCGGGTGACCCGGTCGACCTGGTGGATCCGCTCGGGCGTCCGGTCGCGCGGGGCCTCGTCGAGTTCGACTCGACCGAACTGCCGGGCATGCTCGGCCGCTCGACGATGGAGCTGGCCGCCGAGCGTGGGCCGTCCTATGAGCGTGAGGTCGTCCACCGTGACGACCTCGTGCTGCTGCTCGCCCGCCGCTGA